In one window of Frigoriglobus tundricola DNA:
- a CDS encoding YybH family protein produces MTLQPRAVRTRLLLFGGLGVAIWFAFGGSHPGSAGQPPGAPVPTGAPAAQKAPEERPADRDGIQKALDAFAAGFRAGDAKAVAGQWAAEGEYIGDDGTTFRGRAALEKAYAELFAKGPNNALEVEVDQVRFPSRDTAVVEGHFKLRKGPKKELTVSRCSVLYAREDGKWLIAIAREWPGDGLSLRDLEWLIGTWEAKRNGTAVSTKYEWTANKSFIRCQFTITQEGKANTGTQMIGKDPATGGLRVWTFEDEGGIGDTEITRDGKKWVYTARGVTAEGRVLTATNLLTPLDADAFLWHSVGRALDGEALPDLPPIKVTRVRAQP; encoded by the coding sequence CCCCGCGCAGTCCGCACCCGGCTCCTACTCTTCGGCGGTCTCGGCGTCGCGATTTGGTTCGCGTTCGGGGGGAGCCATCCGGGCAGCGCCGGGCAGCCCCCCGGCGCCCCCGTTCCGACCGGGGCGCCGGCGGCGCAGAAAGCGCCCGAGGAACGGCCGGCCGATCGGGACGGCATTCAGAAAGCGCTCGACGCCTTCGCGGCGGGGTTCCGCGCGGGCGACGCGAAGGCCGTGGCCGGTCAGTGGGCGGCCGAGGGCGAATACATCGGCGACGACGGAACCACGTTCCGCGGGCGGGCGGCCCTGGAGAAGGCGTACGCGGAACTCTTCGCCAAGGGCCCGAACAACGCACTGGAGGTCGAGGTCGATCAGGTCCGGTTCCCGTCCCGCGACACGGCGGTCGTCGAGGGGCACTTCAAGCTCCGCAAGGGGCCGAAGAAGGAACTGACCGTCAGCCGGTGCAGCGTCCTGTACGCGCGGGAAGACGGAAAGTGGCTCATCGCCATCGCCCGCGAGTGGCCCGGCGACGGACTCTCGCTGCGCGACCTGGAGTGGCTGATCGGGACCTGGGAGGCGAAGCGCAACGGAACGGCCGTCAGCACGAAGTACGAGTGGACCGCGAACAAGTCGTTCATCCGCTGCCAGTTCACCATCACCCAGGAGGGGAAGGCGAACACCGGGACGCAGATGATCGGGAAGGACCCGGCCACCGGGGGCCTCCGGGTGTGGACGTTCGAGGACGAGGGGGGGATCGGCGACACGGAGATCACCCGGGACGGGAAGAAGTGGGTGTACACCGCCCGCGGGGTCACGGCCGAGGGCCGCGTGCTGACCGCCACGAACCTCCTGACCCCGCTCGACGCCGACGCGTTCCTCTGGCACTCGGTCGGGCGCGCGCTCGACGGCGAGGCGCTGCCCGACCTGCCGCCGATCAAAGTGACCCGCGTGAGGGCCCAGCCGTGA
- the selA gene encoding L-seryl-tRNA(Sec) selenium transferase, producing the protein MSNPFRDLPSMTKLLDAPALVAARDRHPPATITAAARSALDSLRAKLSSGAALTTSVDALAAQIVAMLDVATAPVLRPVINATGIVLHTNLGRSPIHEEAARAAYEAARGYLNLEMDLASGKRASRQGNVRAGLKAITGAESATAVNNCAAATVIALRAIAAGKEVIVSRGQLVEIGGSFRIPEVMAVSGATLREVGTTNITRVSDYERAITPNTAAVMRVHASNYRVRGYTKSVDLAQLVELGRKHNLTVIDDAGSGQAIDLTPFGLPDEPLVSASIATGADLVLFSGDKLLGGPQCGILAGKAALIQLIEKDPLMRAFRLDKMTLAALEATLRLYRDPALALREVPTLRMLTAPLAALRQRCEAFAEWLRAIPGVTVGVREDVAFVGGGSLPDVGVPTAVLAVSAERISESELATRLRTGTPAVVGRVQDGRVLLDLRCVLEWQEEELLEAVRLAVRE; encoded by the coding sequence ATGAGCAACCCGTTCCGTGATCTGCCGTCGATGACGAAACTCCTCGACGCGCCCGCCCTCGTCGCCGCCCGCGACCGGCACCCGCCCGCCACGATCACCGCCGCTGCCCGGTCCGCCCTCGATTCCCTCCGTGCCAAACTTTCATCCGGCGCGGCGCTCACCACAAGTGTCGATGCCCTTGCGGCGCAAATCGTCGCGATGCTCGACGTGGCCACGGCACCGGTGCTCCGCCCGGTCATCAACGCGACCGGCATCGTCCTCCACACCAACCTCGGGCGCTCTCCCATCCATGAAGAAGCCGCACGCGCGGCCTACGAAGCGGCGCGCGGTTACCTCAACCTGGAAATGGATCTCGCGAGCGGAAAACGCGCGAGTCGTCAGGGAAACGTGCGGGCCGGGCTGAAGGCCATCACCGGCGCGGAATCCGCAACGGCGGTGAACAACTGCGCTGCCGCCACCGTGATCGCTCTTCGGGCCATCGCGGCAGGAAAAGAAGTCATCGTTTCACGCGGGCAGTTGGTGGAGATCGGCGGCAGCTTCCGCATCCCCGAAGTGATGGCCGTGAGCGGCGCGACGCTCCGCGAGGTCGGCACCACGAACATCACTCGCGTTTCCGACTACGAACGGGCCATTACGCCGAACACCGCGGCCGTGATGCGGGTTCACGCGAGCAACTACCGCGTGCGCGGCTACACGAAGTCCGTCGACCTGGCACAGCTCGTGGAACTCGGCCGCAAACACAACCTCACGGTGATCGACGACGCCGGCAGCGGCCAGGCGATCGATCTCACACCCTTCGGGCTGCCGGACGAACCGCTGGTCTCGGCGAGCATCGCGACTGGGGCCGATCTCGTGCTGTTCAGCGGCGACAAGCTCCTCGGCGGCCCACAGTGCGGCATCCTCGCCGGAAAGGCGGCACTGATTCAGTTGATCGAGAAAGACCCGCTCATGCGGGCCTTCCGGCTCGACAAGATGACGCTCGCGGCGCTCGAAGCGACGCTCCGCTTGTACCGCGACCCGGCGCTCGCCCTCCGCGAAGTGCCCACGCTCCGGATGCTGACGGCGCCGCTCGCCGCGCTGCGGCAGCGGTGCGAGGCGTTCGCCGAGTGGCTCCGCGCCATCCCCGGCGTCACGGTCGGCGTGCGCGAGGACGTGGCGTTCGTCGGCGGCGGATCGCTGCCGGATGTGGGCGTGCCGACCGCCGTGCTGGCGGTCTCCGCGGAACGGATCAGCGAATCGGAACTGGCCACGCGGCTCCGCACCGGCACGCCGGCGGTCGTCGGCCGCGTGCAGGACGGCCGCGTGCTGCTGGACCTGCGCTGCGTACTCGAGTGGCAAGAAGAGGAGTTGTTGGAAGCCGTTCGGCTGGCGGTGCGGGAATAG
- a CDS encoding S1C family serine protease: protein MSAIRALCAVCVVAALAAPAAAQPQPKFNTAEVRKSVVFVKRITPGVEPVSGSGFIVGKDGLVYTNRHVVVPEAAAAGTVVIVGVPAPKDPDELRFYKAEVVYATPAKDNRDFAALKITAKAGDPAFPALALATGKLELGADVAVLGYPIVKSDLPTLSFNKGSVSGAKVVLDGVAYYQTDAAVNPGNSGGPMITPAGEVAGVVTARKRGSDNIGFAMHAAEIAGLKADVEKKAKDAAPPAGPLTAIEVKALIPPAIAPTTDNWTVGAGTVKEKKGVLVAENEGGSYWLVSKDPLPDDFQMTIRCGVEFFKGRQVLQPSQKDVLRMLCVRFATDDTKSDIMERKGNLLQFSHSQMLLWKAGDALKVERTGNPEDPFTLTVTKTGGDYSVAVDGKVLLKHTDDKPLKGGQKVCIGGFTSRLYLGEVTVVPLGEKSKK, encoded by the coding sequence ATGTCCGCGATTCGTGCCCTGTGCGCGGTGTGTGTGGTCGCCGCCCTCGCCGCCCCGGCAGCGGCCCAACCGCAGCCGAAGTTCAACACCGCGGAAGTCCGCAAGAGCGTGGTGTTCGTCAAGCGGATCACGCCCGGTGTCGAACCGGTGAGCGGGTCCGGGTTCATCGTCGGTAAGGACGGGCTGGTCTACACCAATCGGCACGTCGTGGTGCCCGAGGCAGCCGCCGCCGGCACGGTCGTCATCGTCGGCGTTCCGGCCCCGAAGGACCCCGACGAACTGCGGTTTTACAAGGCCGAGGTGGTGTACGCCACGCCCGCCAAGGACAACCGCGACTTCGCCGCGCTGAAGATCACGGCGAAGGCCGGCGATCCCGCCTTCCCGGCCCTCGCACTCGCGACCGGCAAACTCGAGCTCGGGGCAGACGTCGCGGTCCTCGGTTACCCGATCGTGAAGTCGGACCTGCCGACCCTCTCGTTCAACAAGGGGAGCGTGTCCGGCGCGAAGGTGGTTCTCGACGGCGTCGCGTACTACCAGACGGATGCGGCCGTGAACCCCGGCAACTCCGGCGGCCCCATGATCACGCCCGCGGGCGAGGTGGCCGGCGTGGTCACCGCCCGGAAGCGCGGGTCGGACAACATCGGATTCGCCATGCACGCCGCCGAGATCGCCGGGCTTAAGGCGGACGTCGAGAAGAAGGCCAAGGACGCGGCCCCGCCGGCCGGACCGCTGACCGCCATTGAGGTGAAAGCCTTGATCCCGCCGGCGATCGCCCCGACGACCGACAACTGGACCGTCGGCGCCGGAACGGTGAAGGAGAAAAAGGGCGTACTCGTCGCGGAGAACGAGGGCGGCTCCTACTGGCTGGTGAGCAAGGACCCGCTGCCGGACGACTTCCAGATGACGATCCGCTGCGGGGTCGAGTTCTTCAAGGGCAGACAGGTGCTCCAGCCGTCACAGAAGGACGTACTGCGGATGCTGTGTGTCCGGTTCGCAACCGACGACACAAAATCCGACATCATGGAGCGAAAGGGGAACCTGCTCCAGTTCAGTCACTCCCAGATGCTGCTCTGGAAGGCGGGCGACGCGTTGAAGGTCGAGCGCACAGGCAATCCGGAGGATCCGTTCACGCTCACGGTCACCAAGACGGGCGGTGACTACTCGGTCGCCGTCGACGGCAAGGTGCTGCTGAAGCACACCGACGACAAGCCGCTCAAGGGCGGGCAGAAGGTGTGCATCGGCGGGTTCACGTCCCGTCTGTATCTGGGCGAGGTGACCGTCGTCCCGCTCGGCGAGAAGTCGAAGAAGTGA
- the lysS gene encoding lysine--tRNA ligase: MADETQDLAEVRLEKLRQIEALGLDPWGARFDNTTPIGEIRALPAEGFDDAKPGPQVRAAGRVIRCRTGGKLLFLEIWDQTGRVQLMIRVNKVTPQEWQVAQLLDLGDLIGVDGEFGKTKTGEPTIQVTRLTFLTKSLEPHPKDVFGLGDIEYRLRHRYLDMIYTPDTLRRAHQRVKIIRTIRNHLDGQGYMEVETPTLHAIAGGAAARPFETHHNALDIDLFVRIALELPLKRLLVGGIEKVYEIGRVFRNEGISHKHNPEFTMLELYQAYGDYRTMMGLTEGLIVACVDVVGPTATVDVEEEYEEKGEKKTRPVPKRVYELHGERHLRYGDKVVNFTPPFQRAKYADLFHEHVGCDMTDEVAVRAAAHAAEIPLEVAPTKGAPKVAKAHDVLVQELFESFVEKKLVGPVFVHDYPASLCPLTKRKRDNPAIAERFELYVHGMELANAYTELNDPITQEQTFSQQLAGMAEEDSMAKMDHDFIRALRHGMPPAGGLGIGIDRLVMLLTNTQTIRDVILFPLLRPEYK, translated from the coding sequence GTGGCCGACGAAACACAAGACCTCGCCGAAGTCCGGCTCGAAAAGCTGCGCCAGATCGAAGCCCTCGGCCTCGACCCGTGGGGCGCCCGGTTCGACAACACCACGCCCATTGGCGAAATCCGCGCCCTGCCGGCCGAAGGGTTCGATGACGCGAAGCCGGGGCCGCAGGTGCGCGCCGCCGGCCGCGTCATCCGGTGCCGCACCGGCGGGAAGCTGCTGTTCCTCGAAATCTGGGACCAGACCGGCCGCGTGCAGCTGATGATTCGCGTGAACAAGGTCACGCCGCAGGAGTGGCAGGTCGCGCAGTTGCTCGACCTCGGCGACCTGATCGGCGTGGACGGTGAGTTCGGCAAGACGAAGACGGGCGAACCCACGATCCAGGTGACGCGGCTGACGTTCCTGACCAAGAGCCTGGAGCCGCACCCGAAGGACGTGTTCGGGCTGGGCGACATCGAGTACCGGCTGCGGCACCGGTACCTCGACATGATCTACACCCCCGACACGCTCCGCCGCGCGCACCAGCGGGTGAAGATCATCCGCACCATTCGGAACCACCTGGACGGCCAGGGGTACATGGAGGTGGAAACGCCGACGCTGCACGCGATCGCCGGCGGCGCCGCGGCCCGGCCGTTCGAGACCCACCACAACGCGCTCGACATCGACCTGTTCGTTCGCATCGCGCTGGAGCTGCCCCTGAAGCGGCTGCTCGTCGGCGGCATCGAGAAGGTGTACGAGATCGGCCGGGTGTTCCGGAACGAGGGGATCAGCCACAAGCACAACCCCGAGTTCACGATGCTGGAGCTGTACCAGGCGTACGGCGACTACCGCACGATGATGGGGCTGACCGAAGGGCTCATCGTCGCGTGCGTGGACGTGGTCGGCCCGACCGCGACCGTCGACGTGGAAGAGGAGTACGAGGAGAAGGGCGAGAAGAAGACGCGACCGGTGCCGAAGCGGGTGTACGAGTTGCACGGCGAGCGGCACCTGCGGTACGGCGACAAGGTGGTGAACTTCACCCCGCCGTTCCAGCGGGCGAAGTACGCGGACCTGTTCCACGAGCACGTCGGCTGCGACATGACCGACGAGGTCGCGGTGCGGGCCGCGGCGCACGCGGCGGAGATTCCGCTCGAGGTCGCGCCCACGAAGGGCGCCCCGAAGGTCGCCAAGGCCCACGACGTGCTCGTACAGGAGCTGTTCGAGTCCTTCGTGGAGAAGAAGCTGGTGGGGCCGGTGTTCGTCCACGACTACCCGGCGAGCCTGTGCCCGCTGACGAAGCGGAAGCGGGACAACCCGGCGATCGCGGAGCGGTTCGAGCTGTACGTTCACGGCATGGAGCTGGCGAACGCGTACACCGAGCTGAACGACCCGATCACACAGGAGCAAACGTTCTCGCAGCAGTTGGCCGGGATGGCCGAAGAGGACTCGATGGCAAAGATGGATCACGACTTCATCCGCGCGCTGCGGCACGGGATGCCGCCGGCGGGCGGGCTGGGCATCGGCATCGACCGGCTGGTCATGCTCCTGACCAACACGCAGACCATCCGCGACGTGATTCTGTTCCCGCTGCTCCGGCCGGAGTATAAGTGA
- a CDS encoding YbhB/YbcL family Raf kinase inhibitor-like protein: protein MSLTITSPAFQPGGEIPATHTSEGADTSPPLEWTGVPAGTKTLALIVDDPDAPDPAAPKRVWVHWVLYNLPPDTTRLPEAVPPDALPAGTCEGTNDWKRTGYGGPNPPIGRHRYFFKLYALDVALPDLKAPAKHDLEKAMRGHILASAEVIGTYKKTGRK, encoded by the coding sequence ATGTCGTTGACCATCACGTCCCCCGCCTTCCAACCGGGCGGGGAAATTCCGGCCACGCACACGAGCGAAGGCGCGGACACGTCGCCGCCCCTCGAATGGACCGGAGTACCGGCCGGTACGAAAACACTGGCCCTGATCGTGGACGATCCGGACGCACCCGACCCGGCCGCTCCGAAGCGGGTTTGGGTTCACTGGGTGCTGTACAACCTCCCACCTGATACGACTCGCCTGCCCGAAGCCGTTCCGCCGGATGCCCTGCCGGCGGGGACGTGCGAGGGCACCAACGACTGGAAACGAACCGGCTACGGCGGGCCGAACCCGCCGATCGGCCGCCACCGCTACTTCTTCAAGCTCTACGCCCTCGACGTGGCCCTTCCCGATCTCAAGGCGCCGGCCAAGCACGATCTGGAAAAGGCCATGCGCGGCCACATCCTCGCCAGCGCCGAAGTGATCGGCACTTACAAAAAGACCGGTCGCAAGTAG
- a CDS encoding c-type cytochrome domain-containing protein — MRWQIVTALLICGVCGVGLAVSADDRKAPTAYTAPVDPKADKAPSFKTDVAPLLKDACAGCHSGAKQKARLDVTSYDSLMKFVKASDPDKSKLYNSLLGKGAKQMPPKNPLAEDQIAVIKAWIAAGAKKD; from the coding sequence ATGCGTTGGCAAATCGTCACGGCCCTGCTGATCTGTGGCGTGTGTGGCGTGGGTCTGGCCGTTTCGGCCGACGACCGGAAGGCGCCGACCGCATACACGGCGCCGGTGGACCCGAAGGCCGACAAGGCCCCGTCGTTCAAAACGGACGTGGCCCCGCTGCTGAAGGACGCGTGCGCGGGGTGCCACAGCGGGGCGAAGCAAAAGGCCCGGCTCGACGTGACCTCATATGATTCGCTGATGAAATTCGTGAAGGCGAGTGATCCGGACAAGAGCAAGCTGTACAATTCGTTGCTCGGCAAGGGCGCGAAGCAGATGCCGCCGAAGAACCCGCTGGCCGAGGATCAGATCGCGGTCATCAAGGCGTGGATCGCCGCCGGTGCAAAGAAGGACTGA
- a CDS encoding LysR family transcriptional regulator: MEIHQLRYFVAVAETGSFTRAAERESVTQPTLSEQIMRLESKKHGLNRRLFDRLGRKVVLTDAGKELLGHAQGILAAVKEAERSVRDSAEGGTLRVGAIPTVAPFLLPGVVTRFRKDHPTVQLQLKEDLTERLLADLLAGELDVALMALPIRDERLHVEKLFSEPLVVALPAKHRLAAKTEVRLGDVVDEPFILLDDMHCFGDQVLSLCHRGGLEPRVVCKGEQIVTLLAMVAAGQGISVVPEMAATADAAKQCVYRPLGKPAPTRTLCAVWHKARFRPPSLRALVDVAKG, translated from the coding sequence ATGGAAATTCACCAGCTCCGGTACTTCGTGGCCGTCGCGGAAACGGGCAGCTTCACCCGCGCCGCCGAGCGCGAGAGCGTCACCCAGCCGACGCTCAGCGAGCAGATCATGCGGCTGGAGAGCAAGAAGCACGGCCTCAACCGCCGGCTGTTCGACCGGCTCGGGCGGAAGGTCGTCCTCACCGACGCCGGGAAGGAGCTGCTCGGCCACGCCCAGGGCATTCTCGCGGCCGTGAAGGAGGCCGAGCGCTCGGTCCGCGACTCCGCCGAGGGGGGGACGCTGCGCGTCGGCGCGATCCCCACCGTCGCCCCGTTCCTGCTGCCCGGCGTGGTCACCCGGTTCCGCAAGGACCACCCCACGGTCCAGCTCCAGTTGAAGGAGGACCTGACCGAGCGGTTACTGGCGGACCTGCTGGCCGGCGAACTCGACGTCGCACTCATGGCGCTGCCGATCCGCGACGAGCGGCTGCACGTCGAGAAGCTGTTCAGCGAACCGCTGGTGGTGGCGCTGCCGGCGAAGCACCGCCTCGCGGCCAAGACCGAGGTGCGGCTGGGCGACGTGGTGGACGAGCCGTTCATCCTGCTCGACGACATGCACTGCTTCGGGGATCAGGTGCTGAGCCTGTGCCACCGCGGCGGTTTGGAGCCGCGGGTGGTTTGCAAGGGGGAGCAGATCGTCACGCTCCTGGCGATGGTCGCGGCGGGACAGGGCATCTCGGTGGTGCCGGAGATGGCCGCGACCGCGGACGCCGCGAAGCAGTGCGTGTACCGCCCGCTCGGCAAGCCGGCGCCGACGCGCACGCTCTGCGCCGTGTGGCACAAGGCCCGGTTCCGCCCGCCGTCGCTGCGGGCGCTGGTCGATGTGGCGAAGGGATAG